Proteins from a single region of Streptomyces spinoverrucosus:
- a CDS encoding IclR family transcriptional regulator domain-containing protein, whose product MSAAVRAPHFVRSFERGLAVIRSFDAEHPARTLSEVARACGLTRAAARRLLLTLVDLGYVHTDGRLFRLTPRVLELGYSYLAGLTLPQLATPHLERLVAELRESSSLCVLDGDEVVYVARVPARRIMSETITVGTRFPAHVTSVGRVIVAHLPEEELDARLARAELRPLTGRTITSPDALRAELRRVRRQGYALVDQELEEGLRSVAAPVRDRDGTVVAAVNIAVHAGRTSVASVRRDLLPHLRATVARIEADLRGTREARAVSPHDARNDGDTP is encoded by the coding sequence ATGTCCGCCGCAGTCCGCGCACCGCACTTCGTGAGGTCCTTCGAACGCGGCCTCGCGGTGATCCGCTCCTTCGACGCCGAGCATCCCGCCCGCACCCTCAGCGAGGTCGCCCGTGCCTGCGGACTCACCCGCGCCGCCGCCCGCCGGCTGCTGCTGACCCTGGTCGACCTCGGCTACGTCCACACCGACGGCCGCCTCTTCCGGCTCACCCCACGGGTGCTGGAACTCGGCTACTCCTACCTCGCCGGGCTCACCCTGCCGCAGCTCGCCACCCCGCATCTGGAGCGGCTCGTCGCCGAACTGCGGGAGTCGTCCTCGCTGTGCGTGCTGGACGGTGACGAGGTGGTGTACGTGGCGCGGGTCCCGGCCCGCCGGATCATGTCCGAGACGATCACCGTGGGGACCCGTTTCCCGGCGCACGTCACCTCGGTGGGCCGGGTGATCGTCGCGCATCTGCCCGAGGAGGAGCTCGACGCCCGGCTGGCCCGCGCCGAGCTGCGTCCGCTGACCGGCCGCACGATCACCTCGCCGGACGCCCTGCGCGCCGAACTGCGCCGGGTGCGCCGGCAGGGCTACGCGCTCGTCGACCAGGAACTGGAGGAAGGGCTGCGCTCGGTGGCCGCGCCGGTGCGCGACCGGGACGGGACGGTCGTCGCCGCCGTGAACATCGCCGTGCACGCCGGCCGTACGTCGGTCGCCTCCGTACGCCGGGATCTGCTGCCACATCTGCGGGCCACGGTGGCCCGGATCGAGGCCGACCTGCGCGGCACCCGGGAGGCCCGTGCCGTTTCGCCACATGACGCCCGGAATGACGGAGACACTCCCTGA
- a CDS encoding ABC transporter permease, protein MSRVLPRLVLVVALPAVLVTVWWLASAGSTNVYWPPLRTILQAFPDVWTGERLRADVLPSLLRLAGGYATAAVVGVALGTLIGSSPWVRAVCEPVLEFLRAVPPPVLVPVIMLFAGIGDIMKVAVIASGCVWPVLLNTVEGVRAVDAVTAQTARSYGITGVARLRHVVLRSASPQIFAGLRQALSVGIILMVISEMFAASNGLGFTIVQFQRGFAIPDMWTGILLLGLLGFLLSVVFRLVERRALGWYHGLRASSRRSR, encoded by the coding sequence GTGAGCCGCGTCCTGCCGCGTCTCGTCCTGGTGGTCGCCCTGCCCGCCGTACTCGTCACGGTGTGGTGGCTGGCCTCCGCCGGGAGTACGAACGTGTACTGGCCGCCGCTGCGGACGATCCTTCAGGCGTTTCCTGACGTGTGGACCGGCGAGCGGCTGCGGGCCGACGTGCTGCCCAGCCTGCTGCGGCTGGCGGGCGGGTACGCGACGGCGGCCGTGGTGGGCGTGGCGCTGGGCACGCTGATCGGGTCGTCCCCGTGGGTGCGGGCGGTGTGCGAGCCGGTCCTGGAGTTTCTGCGGGCGGTCCCGCCACCCGTGCTCGTGCCGGTCATCATGCTGTTCGCGGGTATCGGCGACATCATGAAGGTCGCGGTCATCGCGAGCGGCTGTGTCTGGCCGGTCCTGCTCAACACCGTCGAGGGCGTGCGGGCGGTGGACGCGGTGACGGCTCAGACGGCCCGCTCGTACGGCATCACGGGCGTGGCCCGGCTGCGGCACGTGGTGCTGCGCTCGGCGAGCCCGCAGATCTTCGCGGGACTGCGGCAGGCGCTGTCCGTCGGGATCATCCTCATGGTCATCAGCGAGATGTTCGCCGCGAGCAACGGGCTCGGCTTCACCATCGTGCAGTTCCAGCGCGGCTTCGCGATCCCCGACATGTGGACCGGGATCCTGCTTCTCGGGCTGCTCGGCTTTCTGCTCTCCGTGGTCTTCCGATTGGTCGAGCGGCGGGCGCTCGGCTGGTACCACGGGCTGCGCGCATCCTCCCGGCGGTCCCGGTGA
- a CDS encoding ABC transporter substrate-binding protein, giving the protein MRRPLAGLIAGALLLVTAACGASDDSASPGSSGSGGITTVKVGLIPIVDVAPLYLGQQRGIFAKHGLKLEMSPAQGGAAIVPGVVSGQFQFGFSNMTSLMIAQSTNVPVQAVVNGIASTGVRGKDFGAITVQQDSDIRTAKDLQGRKVAINTLKNINETAVRASVTKAGGDPDQVEFVELAFDQMPAALDGGRIDAAMVVEPALATVKSQGGREITSPFIDVAPDLTIAMYFTSTRYAQQNPQVVKKFQDATAESLAYADSHPQEVREIVTTYTKIPPDVLEQVTLPKWPAEPNRASIEALMKLGQADGLFKSTPDLDKLLP; this is encoded by the coding sequence ATGCGTCGTCCACTCGCCGGTCTCATCGCCGGTGCCCTGCTGCTCGTCACGGCGGCCTGCGGCGCCTCCGACGACTCCGCGTCGCCCGGGAGTTCCGGCTCCGGCGGCATCACCACGGTCAAGGTGGGGCTGATCCCCATCGTCGACGTGGCCCCGCTCTACCTCGGCCAGCAGCGGGGCATCTTCGCCAAGCACGGCCTGAAACTGGAGATGAGCCCGGCACAGGGCGGCGCCGCGATCGTGCCCGGAGTGGTCAGCGGCCAGTTCCAGTTCGGGTTCTCCAACATGACCTCGCTGATGATCGCCCAGTCCACGAACGTGCCCGTCCAGGCCGTCGTCAACGGCATCGCCTCGACCGGCGTGCGGGGCAAGGACTTCGGCGCCATCACCGTGCAGCAGGACAGCGACATCAGGACGGCGAAGGACCTTCAGGGCAGGAAGGTCGCCATCAACACGCTGAAGAACATCAACGAGACCGCCGTGCGGGCCTCGGTCACCAAGGCGGGCGGCGACCCGGACCAGGTGGAGTTCGTCGAGCTGGCCTTCGACCAGATGCCGGCCGCCCTCGACGGCGGGCGGATCGACGCCGCCATGGTCGTCGAACCGGCGCTCGCCACCGTCAAGAGCCAGGGCGGCCGCGAGATCACCTCGCCGTTCATCGACGTGGCGCCGGACCTCACCATCGCCATGTACTTCACCTCGACGCGGTACGCGCAGCAGAACCCTCAGGTCGTGAAGAAGTTCCAGGACGCCACCGCCGAGTCCCTCGCGTACGCCGACTCCCACCCGCAGGAGGTCCGCGAGATCGTCACCACGTACACCAAGATCCCGCCGGACGTGCTGGAGCAGGTGACCCTGCCGAAGTGGCCGGCGGAGCCGAACCGCGCCTCCATCGAGGCGCTGATGAAGCTCGGCCAGGCCGACGGCCTGTTCAAGTCCACCCCTGACCTGGACAAGCTGCTGCCGTGA
- a CDS encoding ABC transporter permease: MRATNAALGAAGLAAFLALGEAVPRLGLVEDAYFPPTSRIADALGAELAEGTFWTALGDTLTGWALGLAIAVGAGILAGVVLSIVPYLREATASTIEFLRPIPSVALIPLAVLLYGTELRSVLLLVVYAAFWQVLIQVLYGVQDVDPVADETARSYGLGTWARIRHVLWPSALPYVMTGVRLAAAVALILALTAELVIGAPGLGARIAVAQTSQAVPEMYALIVVTGLLGLLINVGARTVERRALAWHQSVRGEVTV; encoded by the coding sequence GTGAGGGCCACGAACGCCGCACTGGGCGCGGCCGGGCTCGCGGCCTTCCTCGCCCTGGGCGAGGCGGTGCCGCGCCTAGGCCTGGTCGAGGACGCCTACTTCCCGCCCACCAGCCGCATCGCCGACGCCCTCGGCGCGGAGCTCGCGGAGGGCACCTTCTGGACGGCCCTCGGCGACACCCTCACCGGCTGGGCGCTCGGCCTCGCGATCGCGGTGGGCGCCGGAATCCTGGCCGGGGTGGTGCTCTCGATCGTGCCGTATCTGCGCGAGGCGACGGCCTCGACGATCGAGTTCCTGCGCCCGATCCCGTCCGTGGCGCTGATCCCGCTCGCCGTCCTGCTCTACGGCACGGAGCTCCGCTCGGTCCTCCTCCTCGTCGTGTACGCCGCGTTCTGGCAGGTACTGATCCAGGTCCTGTACGGCGTCCAGGACGTCGACCCCGTCGCCGACGAGACGGCACGGTCGTACGGTCTCGGCACCTGGGCCCGCATCCGGCACGTGCTGTGGCCGAGCGCGCTGCCGTACGTCATGACCGGCGTGCGACTGGCCGCGGCCGTCGCGCTGATCCTCGCCCTCACCGCCGAACTCGTCATCGGCGCCCCGGGTCTGGGCGCGCGCATCGCGGTCGCGCAGACCTCGCAGGCGGTGCCAGAGATGTACGCGCTGATCGTGGTCACGGGTCTGCTCGGGCTGCTGATCAACGTGGGCGCGCGGACGGTGGAGCGGCGGGCGCTGGCCTGGCACCAGTCGGTGCGCGGGGAGGTGACGGTGTGA
- a CDS encoding phosphocholine-specific phospholipase C, whose protein sequence is MPEVNRRKFLQIAGATTAFTALASSIERAAALPANHRKGTIEDVEHIVVLMQENRSFDHYFGRLRGVRGFGDPRPVTLDNGKSIWHQADGGKEVLPFHPDADDLGMQFLEGLPHGWNDGQQAYNGGKYDKWLPAKGTTTMAYLTREDIPFHYALADTFTVCDAYHCSFIGSTDPNRYYMWSGYTGNDGKGGGPVLGNDELGYDWTTYPERLEQAGISWKIYQDIGDGLDAAGSWGWINDAYRGNYGDNSLLYFNKYRNAKPGDPWYDKARTGTDVKNGDGYFDQLLADVKADRLPQISWIAAPEAFTEHSNWPTNYGAWYIAKVLDALTSNPEVWAKTALFITYDENDGFFDHVVPPLPPKSAAQGKSTVDVSLDLYPGDSKRPAGPYGLGPRVPMLVVSPWSKGGYVCSETLDHTSIVRFMERRFGVEEPNISPWRRAICGDLTSAFDFSRKDTKPTALPDTDAYEPPDRERHPDYRPTPPADPDMPKQERGLRRARPLKYAPLVDGAVDAATGKFTLTFASGAKAGAAFLVTSGNRTDGPWQYTTEAGKSISDTWNSAYSKGSYDLTVHGPNGFVRAFKGANKVAGPEVTARHFGDDVVLTFTNTGSGTAQLKLANGYTGRTKTLKVRPGSTVKHVVDLSASRRWYDVTVTSDADPAFLRRFAGHVENGRPGVSDPAIITE, encoded by the coding sequence ATGCCCGAAGTCAACCGGCGCAAGTTCCTCCAGATCGCGGGGGCCACCACGGCCTTCACCGCCCTGGCGAGCAGCATCGAGCGGGCCGCCGCACTGCCGGCCAACCACCGCAAGGGGACGATCGAGGACGTCGAGCACATCGTCGTCCTGATGCAGGAGAACCGTTCCTTTGACCACTACTTCGGCAGGCTGCGCGGCGTCCGCGGCTTCGGGGACCCGCGCCCCGTGACGCTCGACAACGGCAAGTCGATCTGGCACCAGGCGGACGGCGGCAAGGAAGTGCTGCCCTTCCACCCGGACGCCGACGACCTCGGTATGCAGTTCCTGGAGGGCCTGCCGCACGGCTGGAACGACGGCCAGCAGGCCTACAACGGGGGCAAGTACGACAAGTGGCTGCCCGCCAAGGGCACCACGACCATGGCGTACCTGACCCGCGAGGACATCCCGTTCCACTACGCCCTCGCCGACACCTTCACGGTGTGCGACGCCTACCACTGCTCGTTCATCGGCTCCACCGACCCGAACCGCTACTACATGTGGTCCGGCTACACGGGCAACGACGGCAAGGGCGGCGGCCCGGTCCTCGGCAACGACGAGCTGGGCTACGACTGGACGACGTACCCCGAGCGTCTGGAGCAGGCCGGCATCTCCTGGAAGATCTACCAGGACATCGGCGACGGCCTGGACGCGGCCGGCTCGTGGGGCTGGATCAACGACGCCTACCGCGGCAACTACGGCGACAACTCGCTGCTGTACTTCAACAAGTACCGGAACGCCAAGCCCGGCGACCCCTGGTACGACAAGGCCCGCACCGGCACCGACGTCAAGAACGGCGACGGCTACTTCGACCAGCTCCTGGCGGACGTCAAGGCCGACCGGCTGCCGCAGATCTCCTGGATCGCCGCCCCCGAGGCCTTCACCGAGCACTCCAACTGGCCGACGAACTACGGCGCCTGGTACATCGCCAAGGTCCTGGACGCGCTCACCTCCAACCCCGAGGTGTGGGCGAAGACGGCCCTGTTCATCACGTACGACGAGAACGACGGCTTCTTCGACCACGTGGTGCCGCCGCTGCCGCCGAAGTCCGCCGCGCAGGGCAAGTCCACGGTCGACGTCTCCCTGGACCTCTACCCGGGCGACAGCAAGCGCCCAGCCGGCCCCTACGGTCTCGGCCCGCGCGTGCCGATGCTGGTCGTCTCGCCGTGGAGCAAGGGCGGTTACGTCTGCTCCGAGACCCTCGACCACACCTCGATCGTCCGCTTCATGGAGCGCCGCTTCGGCGTCGAGGAGCCGAACATCTCGCCCTGGCGGCGCGCCATCTGCGGTGACCTGACGTCGGCGTTCGACTTCTCCCGCAAGGACACCAAGCCGACCGCGCTGCCCGACACCGACGCCTACGAGCCGCCGGACCGCGAGCGCCACCCCGACTACCGGCCGACGCCGCCGGCCGACCCGGACATGCCGAAGCAGGAGCGGGGCCTGCGCCGGGCCCGCCCGCTGAAGTACGCCCCGCTGGTCGACGGTGCGGTGGACGCGGCCACCGGGAAGTTCACGCTGACCTTCGCCTCCGGCGCCAAGGCCGGTGCCGCGTTCCTGGTCACCTCCGGCAACCGCACCGACGGGCCCTGGCAGTACACCACCGAGGCCGGCAAGAGCATCTCCGACACCTGGAACTCGGCGTACTCCAAGGGCTCCTACGACCTGACCGTGCACGGCCCCAACGGCTTCGTGCGCGCCTTCAAGGGCGCGAACAAGGTGGCCGGCCCGGAGGTCACCGCCCGGCACTTCGGTGACGACGTCGTGCTCACCTTCACCAACACCGGCTCCGGCACCGCGCAGCTGAAGCTGGCCAACGGCTACACGGGCCGCACGAAGACCCTGAAGGTGCGCCCCGGTTCGACGGTCAAGCACGTCGTCGACCTGTCGGCGAGCCGCCGCTGGTACGACGTGACGGTCACGTCCGACGCCGACCCGGCGTTCCTGCGGCGCTTCGCGGGACACGTCGAGAACGGGCGCCCGGGTGTGAGCGACCCGGCGATCATCACGGAGTAG